A stretch of Mucilaginibacter terrae DNA encodes these proteins:
- the glgX gene encoding glycogen debranching protein GlgX: MKINSFPGKPYPLGATPDSKGVNFAIYASNATKVELCLFKTPQDEVEYLKINFTEHSHHIWHAYIPHLKPGQLYGYRIHGPYEPQNGLRFNANKLLIDPYAKALSGTIDWHDSLFAYDVYSDEKDLSFSETDSAPFIPKSVVVSSKFDWEGDCPPATPYHSTIIYETHVKGFTKLHPDIPEEIRGSYAALGHPVTIEYLKKLGITAIELMPVHQFVADRHLVEQGLTNYWGYNTIGYFAPDVRYASSGRQGEQVTEFKQMVKELHKAGIEVILDVVYNHTAEGNELGPTLSFKGIDNEGYYRLTEDKRYYMDYTGTGNTLNAYLPNVLRLIMDSLRYWITEMHVDGFRFDLASTLARELHEVNRLSAFFDIIHQDPIISQVKLIAEPWDIGEGGYQVGKFPQGWGEWNGKYRDCVRDYWRGEHSTLAEFASRFTGSADLYKDDFRNPTASINFVTAHDGFTLNDLVSYNEKHNDANGEDNNDGESHNRSNNYGAEGPTDDETINQIREQQKRNFITTLFLSQGVPMLVAGDEMSRTQQGNNNAYCQDNEISWLDWENADQELIEFTSQMIHFRRKHPAFARKRWFRGTPIKGVEDIAWFLPEGEQLSDDHWNNDFAKSLAVFINGRGLRTRNEVGEALIDDGFYVIFNAHWEPVEYKLPGSLYAKNWTKIIDTTNHTVEDEDTYEAESNITVNGRSIVVLHHPVIYDQSNVEATV; encoded by the coding sequence ATGAAAATTAACAGCTTCCCGGGTAAACCTTATCCCCTTGGCGCAACGCCCGACAGTAAAGGTGTAAACTTTGCTATATATGCCAGCAACGCTACCAAAGTGGAGCTGTGCTTATTTAAAACTCCGCAAGATGAAGTGGAGTACCTGAAAATTAATTTTACCGAACACTCGCACCATATATGGCATGCCTATATCCCGCATTTAAAACCGGGACAATTATATGGCTACCGTATACATGGCCCGTATGAGCCGCAAAATGGTTTGCGCTTTAACGCCAATAAATTACTCATCGACCCATACGCCAAAGCGTTATCTGGTACAATTGACTGGCACGATTCGCTTTTTGCCTATGATGTATATAGCGATGAAAAAGATTTAAGTTTTAGTGAAACCGATAGCGCACCCTTCATCCCAAAAAGCGTTGTGGTTAGTTCGAAGTTTGATTGGGAAGGTGATTGCCCGCCTGCTACCCCATATCACAGCACTATTATATACGAAACGCATGTTAAAGGCTTTACCAAGCTTCACCCCGATATTCCTGAAGAAATTCGTGGCAGCTACGCAGCCTTGGGCCATCCGGTTACCATTGAATATTTAAAAAAACTTGGCATTACCGCCATTGAACTGATGCCGGTACATCAATTTGTGGCCGACCGCCATTTGGTAGAGCAGGGATTGACCAATTACTGGGGCTACAATACTATTGGCTACTTTGCCCCCGATGTACGCTACGCCAGCAGCGGCCGTCAGGGCGAGCAGGTTACCGAGTTTAAGCAAATGGTAAAAGAGTTACACAAGGCAGGCATTGAGGTTATACTCGATGTGGTTTACAATCACACCGCCGAAGGTAACGAGTTAGGTCCTACCCTTTCTTTTAAAGGTATTGACAATGAGGGCTACTACCGCCTTACCGAAGATAAACGTTACTACATGGACTACACCGGCACGGGCAATACGCTTAACGCCTACCTGCCCAATGTATTGCGTTTAATTATGGATAGCCTGCGCTACTGGATCACCGAGATGCACGTTGACGGTTTCAGGTTCGACCTGGCATCAACCTTAGCGCGTGAGCTGCATGAGGTAAACCGTTTGAGTGCGTTCTTCGATATTATTCACCAGGACCCTATCATATCGCAGGTTAAGCTAATTGCCGAGCCCTGGGATATTGGTGAGGGAGGCTATCAGGTTGGCAAGTTCCCGCAGGGCTGGGGCGAGTGGAACGGTAAATACCGCGATTGTGTGCGCGATTACTGGCGCGGCGAACATAGTACCCTTGCCGAGTTTGCATCGAGGTTTACCGGCAGCGCCGACTTATATAAGGATGACTTTAGAAACCCCACAGCCAGTATAAACTTTGTGACCGCACACGATGGGTTTACCCTTAACGATTTGGTGAGCTACAACGAAAAGCACAACGATGCCAACGGCGAGGATAATAACGACGGCGAAAGCCACAATCGTTCGAATAATTACGGTGCCGAAGGCCCTACCGATGATGAAACGATCAATCAGATACGCGAACAACAGAAACGTAATTTTATAACCACGCTGTTTTTATCGCAAGGGGTACCTATGCTGGTTGCCGGCGATGAAATGAGCCGCACCCAACAAGGTAACAATAACGCATACTGCCAGGATAACGAAATTTCATGGTTGGATTGGGAAAATGCTGACCAGGAATTGATCGAATTTACCAGCCAGATGATACATTTCCGTCGTAAACACCCGGCATTTGCCCGCAAACGCTGGTTTAGGGGCACCCCTATTAAAGGGGTGGAAGATATTGCCTGGTTTTTGCCGGAAGGTGAACAACTAAGCGACGACCACTGGAATAATGATTTTGCCAAATCATTGGCTGTGTTTATTAATGGCCGTGGCCTGCGCACCCGCAACGAAGTTGGCGAGGCCTTAATTGACGATGGTTTTTACGTGATTTTCAACGCCCACTGGGAACCTGTGGAGTACAAACTTCCGGGCAGCCTGTATGCCAAAAACTGGACTAAAATTATTGACACCACCAACCATACTGTTGAAGACGAGGACACGTACGAGGCCGAATCGAACATTACGGTTAACGGGCGCTCCATAGTGGTTTTGCATCACCCGGTAATTTATGACCAAAGCAATGTTGAAGCAACCGTATAA